The Schaalia dentiphila ATCC 17982 sequence TCCTTTGAGTTTTAGCCTTGCGGCCGTACTCCCCAGGCGGGGCACTTAAAGCGTTAGCTACGGCGCAGAAACCACGGGTGGCCCCCACACCTAGTGCCCAACGTTTACAGCGTGGACTACCAGGGTATCTAATCCTGTTCGCTCCCCACGCTTTCGCTCCTCAGCGTCAGTAACGGCCCAGAGACCCGCCTTCGCCACCGGTGTTCTTCCTGATATCTGCGCATTCCACCGCTACACCAGGAGTTCCAGTCTCCCCTACCGCACTCAAGTCAGCCCGTACCCACCGCACGCCCCCAGTTAAGCCAGAGGATTTCACGGCAGACGCGACCAACCGCCTACAAGCCCTTTACGCCCAATAATTCCGGACAACGCTCGCGCCCTACGTATTACCGCGGCTGCTGGCACGTAGTTAGCCGGCGCTTCTTTACCCACTACCCTCACCACAACCTTGAGTTGCGGCTTGACCATGAGCGAAAGAGGTTTACAACCCGAAGGCCTCCATCCCTCACGCGGCGTCGCTGCATCAGGCTTTCGCCCATTGTGCAATATTCCCCACTGCTGCCTCCCGTAGGAGTCTGGGCCGTATCTCAGTCCCAATGTGACCGGTCACCCTCTCAGGCCGGCTACCCGTCAAAGCCTTGGTAGGCCATCACCCCACCAACAAGCTGATAGGCCGCGAGCCCATCCCCCACCAGAAAAAACCTTTCCACCAACCCCCATGCGAAGATCAGTGAATATCCAGTATTAGCACCCGTTTCCGGGCGTTATCCCAAAGAAGGGGGCAGGTTACTCACGTGTTACTCACCCGTTCGCCACTCATCCACCCAGCAAGCTGGGCTTCAGCGTTCGACTTGCATGTGTTAAGCACGCCGCCAGCGTTCGTCCTGAGCCAGGATCAAACTCTCCGAACAAAAACAAAAACGTTAAAGCCCAGAAAAACCAACCAACCAAACAAGGCCAGCCAGCAATCCCAACCAAAAACACTCAAAAACAAAAAACAGGCATAAAAAACAAACAAACACACTATCGAGTTCACAAACAACACCCACACACCCCAGAAAACCAAGCCAAAAACCCAGCCACCAGAGCAGTGAACCACCACCACAAACCCACTCACAAGCTCGCGGCGACAGGTGAATAATCTACCCACCCCCACACCCAAAGTCAAACCAAAACACCGTGACCCCCACCACACACCCCACAAACCCACCAAACACAACGAAAAGAGGGTGCCCGATTGTTATCGGACACCCTCTCTCCCAGAAAGCTCAGCTGAGCTCCAGCACCGCGAGGTTCTTACGGCCCTTACGAATGAGAGCCAGTCCACCGGCGAGAACGTCTTCTTCGCGCAGAACAGCCTCTGGATCCTCAACCTTGACGTTGTTGATGGAGGCGCCGCCGGAGGAGATCGTACGGCGTGCCGCAGTCTTGCCCTTCTCAAAGCCGAGGGCGACGAACGCATCGGCCACAGTCGACTCACCGACGGTGAGAGAAGCGCGCGGCAGATCGGCGGTTGCTGCGGCCAGGGTAGCCTCATCAAGATCACGGATGTCGCCACCGCCCCACAGGGCGTCGGTCGCCGCGAGGACGCGCTCGAGCTGATCGGCGCCGTGCACGAGCTCGGTGACGGAGGCAGCCAGTGCTTTCTGCGCGGCGCGCTGGTGCGGACGCTCGGCGACCTCGACGGCCAACGCTTCGATCTCTTCACGCGACTTGAACGTGAATATCTTCAGGAAGCGCACGACGTCGTCGTCCGCGACCTGGAGCCAGAACTGGTAGAAGGCGTAGGGGGTCATCATTTCGGGGTCGAGCCAGATGGCACCGCCCTCAGACTTGCCGAACTTGGTTCCGTCGGCCTTGGTGATAATCGGCGTGGTCATCACGTGGGTATCGACGCCTTCGACCTTACGGATCAGGTCGACGCCGCCAACCATGTTCCCCCACTGGTCGTTACCGCCGGTCTCGAGCGTGCAACCGTTGCGGCGGTAGAGCTCGAGGAAGTCGTTGGCCTGGAGCACCTGGTAGGAGAACTCCGTGTAGGAGATACCCTCGTCCGACGCGATACGGCGGGCAACGATGTCCTTATTGAGCATGGTGCCCACGCGGAAGTACTTACCGATCGTGCGCAGCAGGTCGATCGCACTCATCTCCTGCGTCCAGTCCAGGTTGTTCACCATCGTGGCCGCAGCGGGTCCCTCGAAGTCGAGGAACTTCGAGATCTGCGAATGCAGGCGATCCGCCCATCCCTTCACGACCTCGGTCGACTGAAGCTGACGCTCGCCACTCTGACGCGGGTCGCCGATCTGCCCGGTGGCACCGCCCACGAGAGCGAGCGGACGGTGACCGGCGAGCTGCAGGTGGCGCATCACGATCAGCTGAACCAGGTGTCCGTGATGCAGAGACGGCGCGGTCGGGTCATAGCCGCAATAGAAGGTGACAGGTCCGGCGTTCAGGTGCTCGCGGAGCGCCTCGAGGTCGGTGTGCTGAGCGAGCAGCCCACGCCACTGCAGTTCGTCCAGAATGTCTGTCACGAAAGTTGTCCTTCCTTGCGGATTCGACGGATGAGTACCGTTATAGTGTATCGGCTTGCGAGTACTGGCGTTAGCGCAGCGCCGTAGCCGCCCACTTGCGCGCATCGGCGAGGCCTGCCTCGGCCTCGGCGATCTGCTCACGGACGCGCTCAGGGGCAGTGCCACCACGCCCACGGCGGGCACCGACTGAGCCTTCGACAGTCAGCACCGAACGGACCTCGGGGGTCAGGGCCGACGAGGCCTGGGCGAGCTCCTCGTCGGTCAGGTCAGCGAGCTCCACTCCCCTGGCCTCGGCCAGGCGCACGCACGCACCCGAGATCTCGTGTGCGTCGCGGAACGGAACGCCCTGCTTGACGAGCCATTCGGCAATGTCGGTGGCGAGCGAGAATCCCTGGGGGGCCAGCTCCTCGAGACGGTCGAGATGAATCGTCATCGTGTCGATCATGCCTGCGACGGCCGGACACAAGATGTCGAGGGTGTCGATCTGGTCGAACACCGGCTCCTTGTCCTCCTGAAGATCGCGGTCGTAGGCAAGCGGAATACCCTTGAGCACCGCGAGCAAACCGGTCAGGTCACCGATCAGTCGGCCAGCCTTGCCGCGGGCCAGCTCCGCAACGTCGGGGTTCTTCTTCTGAGGCATGATCGACGAACCCGTGGAGTACGAGTCGTCCAGCGTCACGTAGCCGAACTCCTTCGTATTCCAGATGACAATCTCCTCGGACAGGCGCGAAATGTCGATGCCGATCTGCGCGCACACGAAGGCGAACTCAGCGACCACGTCACGAGCAGCCGTGCCGTCGATCGAGTTTTCGACGGAGTCGGTGAAGCCAAGTGCAGCCGCAATACGACGCGGATCCATACCCAGCGTATTGCCGGCGAGCGCACCGGAACCGTACGGGGAGATAGCCGCGCGCTTGTCCCAGTCATGCAGACGTGCGACGTCGCGCAGCAGCGGCCACACGTGTGCCAACAGATGGTGCGCAACGAGGACAGGCTGAGCGTGCTGCATGTGCGTACGACCCGGCATCACCGCGTCGCCGACGCGCACAGCCTGCCCGATGAGAGCCTGCGCGATATCAAGAACGCGACCGGCAAGGTGACGGGCCTCCTCGCGCAGGTACACACGGATGAGCGTGGCAATCTGATCGTTGCGGGAGCGTCCAGCGCGGAGCTTGCCGCCCAGCGTCGCTCCGGCTCGCTCGATGAGGCCACGCTCAAGTGCAGTGTGGACGTCTTCGTCGTCGGGCGCGGGCACAAAAGCGCCCGAAGCGACATCGGCGTCGAGGCGTGCCAGAGCATCGTGCATATCGGCGCACTCCTGGTCGCTCAGAAGGCCAACGCGATGCAGCTCATCAGCGTGCGCGTACGAGCCAGCGATATCCACGTGTGCCAGGCGGAAGTCGAAGTGCGTCGACACGCTCAGTGCAGCCAGCGCCTGTGAAGGCCCTCCAGAAAAACGGCCACCCCACAGCGAGACGTGCGTTTCGGACTTCGACATGAGTTCCTCCTGGGTCGGTGACAACGATGCTGTTCGCATGTCTTAAGAATATTCGAGATGTTGGCGGGCCGCCGACGGCCAGACCACGGGAACCTCGCCTCGGACCTTCACCCACGTCGCGATCATGACGAAGAGCATCCAGTTGCCCTCGAAGAGCAGGCGCGACTCAGTAAACGACTGAATAAACATCGCGATGATGATGACCGCCGGAATGACGTCCCACAGGTTATCGTCGATATGGGCCACGGCGACTTTCACAACGCGGTAGAGCGTCCAGACGATGGCGACGGTGATCATGGCTGCTCCCACAAAGCCTGTCGTGAGCGCCGCCTCGACGTACACGTTGTGCGCTTGATTAGTCGGCGTCCCATCGGGCCGGATGACGAGAGAGGCAAAAGGTTCCTTCTCCGTGGGCCAACCAATAAACCAGCCCCACCCGCCGATCGGACGCTGCCTGACGAGCGGCGCCACCGCATGCCAGATGACGGAACGCCCGCTCATGTCGGGGCTGCGCCCGAAAGCATCCGCAATCATGTGGCGGCAGAAGAACGCTGCGATCGCGGTGAGAACACCGATGCCTGCGAACATGCCGACGACACGTAGACGCAGATGCACCGGAACGCGACGCTGAACGACCA is a genomic window containing:
- the tyrS gene encoding tyrosine--tRNA ligase, which produces MTDILDELQWRGLLAQHTDLEALREHLNAGPVTFYCGYDPTAPSLHHGHLVQLIVMRHLQLAGHRPLALVGGATGQIGDPRQSGERQLQSTEVVKGWADRLHSQISKFLDFEGPAAATMVNNLDWTQEMSAIDLLRTIGKYFRVGTMLNKDIVARRIASDEGISYTEFSYQVLQANDFLELYRRNGCTLETGGNDQWGNMVGGVDLIRKVEGVDTHVMTTPIITKADGTKFGKSEGGAIWLDPEMMTPYAFYQFWLQVADDDVVRFLKIFTFKSREEIEALAVEVAERPHQRAAQKALAASVTELVHGADQLERVLAATDALWGGGDIRDLDEATLAAATADLPRASLTVGESTVADAFVALGFEKGKTAARRTISSGGASINNVKVEDPEAVLREEDVLAGGLALIRKGRKNLAVLELS
- the argH gene encoding argininosuccinate lyase → MSKSETHVSLWGGRFSGGPSQALAALSVSTHFDFRLAHVDIAGSYAHADELHRVGLLSDQECADMHDALARLDADVASGAFVPAPDDEDVHTALERGLIERAGATLGGKLRAGRSRNDQIATLIRVYLREEARHLAGRVLDIAQALIGQAVRVGDAVMPGRTHMQHAQPVLVAHHLLAHVWPLLRDVARLHDWDKRAAISPYGSGALAGNTLGMDPRRIAAALGFTDSVENSIDGTAARDVVAEFAFVCAQIGIDISRLSEEIVIWNTKEFGYVTLDDSYSTGSSIMPQKKNPDVAELARGKAGRLIGDLTGLLAVLKGIPLAYDRDLQEDKEPVFDQIDTLDILCPAVAGMIDTMTIHLDRLEELAPQGFSLATDIAEWLVKQGVPFRDAHEISGACVRLAEARGVELADLTDEELAQASSALTPEVRSVLTVEGSVGARRGRGGTAPERVREQIAEAEAGLADARKWAATALR